Proteins encoded within one genomic window of Amycolatopsis sp. 2-15:
- a CDS encoding LuxR C-terminal-related transcriptional regulator, with protein MNATLEREELDLLALFAEGLPLDIIARRLELSDRTVRRRMRSICDRLGFATPIQAVVWAARRGLV; from the coding sequence GTGAACGCCACGCTCGAGCGCGAGGAGCTCGACTTGCTTGCGCTCTTCGCTGAAGGCCTGCCACTGGACATCATCGCTCGCCGGCTGGAGCTGTCCGACCGCACCGTTCGCCGGCGGATGCGCTCGATCTGTGACCGCCTCGGTTTCGCCACTCCCATTCAAGCCGTGGTGTGGGCCGCGCGGCGCGGCCTCGTCTGA
- a CDS encoding glycosyl hydrolase: MSTSRRGFLRGAAVVALGAAGTAALPGTAAEAAGELESAAGLSVARAGGAEPAHLALPRLASAMDGSDVLGGFRTPPAEVLPRVWWHWMNQNITQEGIKADLEWFKRAGIGGMVNFDGAGRVPVVVPNPLPYMSDGWKSAFRYAMQQADRLGLEADVACSPGWSETGGPWVTAEDAMKKYVWTETWVAGGRGQVKLPQPPAVAGQFADSAAASSTPTPLPAFYRDARVFAYRVPNGTQNQAALAPKVFASGLQADPKATPTSNGDQGVPLDVAKLSNASVADAQYLPAAGGAGTWVRFEYQRPVAVTGVTIAAGAAFSGWNDVVEYGPSAQVYSSRDGRQWTLLAQGVYSGVQRTLFVPQTTAKYFKVVFGQSSTAPSSAPIALASLILRTVATVHEFEVKAGFGQTANYYHVATPSQGGGPAVRRSDVVDLTGRMAPDGTLNWRAPGGTWVVVRLGYSLTGHQNGPASTAATGLEVDKLDAGRVRKYLNTYLDMLTDAAGKDLFGRRGLTGLLNDSYEAGYQNWTESLLDEFRKRRGYDPAPHLPVLTGVPVDSAADADKFLWDWRRTLNELLAQNHYQIIPAEAHKRGIQRTYAEAQEDKRGWFGDDMEMRQYADFPMGASGEAFAPGDQSFETYRVDTRGAASVAHIYGRPQAAVEAFTFTPQGFTPKDLKPLADEMLAQGATRFMIHTSVHQPLDRGPGVTLNGIGSFFTRLETWAEVAKPWTTYLSRCSWLLSRGTHVADVAYFYGQEAPATGVWGRTFRQTDQPIGYDYDFVNGTVILNEMSVRDRRIVTRSGQAYALLQLGGDAQRITLAVLRKLAGFVDAGAAIAGPKPLGSPSLADDDAEFQKLATRLWGDGEERDRVVGAGRVFSGVTAAEALAELGVTPDWTFRLDAMDPLTANEPLWLTHRRTDSADIYFIVNRRNVRTTIPLTLRSAGSAVETWDPVSGQTAPITFDATSGATQLTVDLGPADSIFLVVSHGKPGSKTVAVTADRQIGAIAGAWQVDFPADRGAPAKANFAYLRSFTQESDPGIRYFSGTATYSTTFDAPAEWAKLGGRVILDLGEVHDIAQVTINGADAGIAWRAPYRLDITGALRGGRNTLQVKVTNSWFNRLVGDQQPGATPIAYVQPPLKNIAAGTELKPAGLLGPVRIVNRA; the protein is encoded by the coding sequence ATGTCAACGAGCAGGCGAGGGTTTCTGCGTGGCGCGGCCGTGGTGGCGCTCGGCGCGGCGGGTACCGCGGCATTGCCGGGCACCGCGGCGGAGGCAGCGGGAGAGCTGGAATCCGCGGCAGGGCTGAGCGTCGCCCGAGCCGGCGGAGCCGAGCCGGCGCACCTGGCCCTCCCGCGGCTCGCCTCGGCCATGGACGGTTCGGACGTGCTCGGCGGGTTCAGAACGCCGCCCGCGGAAGTCCTGCCCCGGGTGTGGTGGCACTGGATGAACCAGAACATCACCCAGGAGGGCATCAAGGCCGACCTGGAGTGGTTCAAACGCGCCGGGATCGGCGGGATGGTGAACTTCGACGGCGCGGGGCGGGTGCCCGTGGTCGTGCCGAATCCGTTGCCGTACATGTCCGACGGCTGGAAGTCGGCTTTCCGCTACGCGATGCAGCAGGCCGACCGGCTGGGCCTCGAGGCCGACGTGGCTTGTTCTCCGGGGTGGTCGGAGACCGGCGGACCCTGGGTGACGGCCGAAGACGCGATGAAGAAGTACGTGTGGACCGAGACGTGGGTCGCGGGCGGACGGGGTCAGGTGAAGCTGCCGCAACCGCCCGCGGTTGCCGGCCAGTTCGCGGATTCCGCGGCGGCCTCGTCCACCCCCACTCCGTTGCCTGCCTTCTACCGGGACGCGCGCGTGTTCGCCTACCGCGTCCCGAACGGAACCCAGAACCAAGCGGCTCTCGCACCCAAGGTCTTCGCCAGCGGACTGCAGGCCGACCCGAAGGCGACCCCGACGTCGAACGGCGACCAGGGTGTCCCGCTGGACGTAGCCAAGCTGTCGAACGCTTCGGTCGCCGACGCTCAGTACCTGCCCGCGGCGGGAGGGGCCGGCACATGGGTGCGTTTCGAATACCAGCGCCCGGTCGCGGTCACCGGTGTCACGATCGCCGCGGGCGCCGCGTTCAGCGGGTGGAACGATGTCGTCGAGTACGGGCCGTCGGCGCAGGTCTACAGCAGCCGTGATGGCCGGCAGTGGACGCTGCTGGCGCAGGGCGTGTACAGCGGGGTGCAGCGCACGCTGTTCGTCCCGCAGACCACGGCGAAGTACTTCAAGGTCGTGTTCGGCCAGAGCTCCACCGCGCCGTCGTCGGCTCCGATCGCCTTGGCGAGCTTGATCCTGCGCACCGTCGCGACCGTGCACGAGTTCGAGGTGAAGGCCGGGTTCGGGCAGACCGCGAACTACTACCACGTGGCCACCCCTTCACAGGGCGGCGGTCCGGCGGTCCGGCGGTCCGACGTCGTCGACCTCACCGGCCGGATGGCACCGGACGGGACGCTGAACTGGCGGGCGCCGGGCGGTACGTGGGTCGTGGTCCGCCTCGGATACAGCCTCACCGGTCACCAGAACGGCCCGGCGTCGACCGCGGCCACCGGCTTGGAGGTCGACAAGCTCGACGCCGGCCGCGTGCGCAAGTACCTCAACACCTACCTCGACATGCTCACCGACGCCGCCGGCAAGGACCTGTTCGGTCGCCGCGGCCTGACCGGCCTGCTCAACGACAGTTACGAAGCGGGATACCAGAACTGGACCGAATCGCTGCTGGACGAGTTCCGCAAGCGCCGCGGCTACGACCCCGCTCCGCACCTGCCGGTGCTCACCGGCGTGCCGGTCGACAGCGCCGCGGACGCCGACAAGTTCCTGTGGGACTGGCGGCGGACGCTGAACGAGCTGCTGGCCCAGAACCATTACCAGATCATCCCGGCCGAAGCGCACAAACGCGGCATTCAACGCACCTATGCCGAGGCGCAAGAGGACAAACGCGGCTGGTTCGGCGACGACATGGAGATGCGGCAGTACGCGGACTTCCCCATGGGCGCGTCGGGGGAGGCGTTCGCGCCGGGGGACCAGTCGTTCGAGACCTATCGGGTCGACACGCGTGGCGCCGCGTCGGTCGCGCACATCTACGGCCGGCCGCAGGCCGCGGTCGAGGCATTCACCTTCACCCCGCAGGGCTTCACCCCGAAGGATCTCAAGCCCCTGGCCGACGAGATGCTCGCCCAGGGTGCCACCCGGTTCATGATCCACACCTCCGTGCACCAGCCGCTCGACCGCGGTCCCGGCGTGACGCTGAACGGCATCGGGTCGTTCTTCACCCGGCTCGAGACCTGGGCCGAGGTGGCGAAGCCGTGGACGACGTACCTGTCGCGGTGCAGCTGGCTGCTGTCACGAGGCACGCACGTCGCCGACGTCGCGTACTTCTACGGACAGGAAGCCCCCGCGACCGGCGTGTGGGGCCGCACCTTCCGGCAGACCGACCAGCCGATCGGGTACGACTACGACTTCGTGAACGGCACGGTCATCCTGAACGAGATGTCGGTGCGCGACAGGCGGATCGTCACCCGCTCCGGCCAGGCGTACGCGCTGCTCCAGCTCGGCGGCGATGCCCAGCGGATCACGCTGGCGGTGCTGCGCAAGCTCGCCGGGTTCGTGGACGCCGGCGCGGCGATCGCCGGGCCGAAACCGCTCGGGTCGCCGAGCCTGGCGGACGACGACGCGGAGTTCCAGAAGCTGGCCACGCGGTTGTGGGGCGACGGCGAGGAGCGCGATCGCGTCGTCGGCGCCGGTCGTGTTTTCAGCGGCGTCACCGCGGCCGAGGCGCTCGCCGAGCTCGGGGTCACGCCTGACTGGACCTTCCGGCTCGATGCCATGGATCCGTTGACCGCCAACGAACCCCTGTGGCTGACGCATCGCCGCACCGACTCGGCGGACATCTACTTCATCGTCAACCGCCGCAACGTGCGCACCACGATTCCGCTGACGCTGCGTTCCGCCGGAAGCGCCGTGGAAACCTGGGATCCGGTGTCGGGCCAGACGGCACCCATCACGTTCGACGCCACCAGCGGCGCCACTCAGCTGACCGTCGACCTCGGACCCGCGGACTCGATCTTCCTCGTCGTCTCGCACGGCAAGCCCGGGTCGAAGACTGTCGCGGTGACCGCGGACCGGCAGATCGGCGCGATCGCCGGTGCGTGGCAGGTCGACTTCCCCGCCGATCGGGGCGCGCCCGCCAAGGCGAACTTCGCGTACCTCCGGTCCTTCACGCAGGAGAGCGACCCGGGGATCCGGTACTTCTCCGGCACCGCCACGTATTCGACGACGTTCGACGCGCCGGCGGAGTGGGCCAAGCTGGGTGGTCGCGTGATCCTCGATCTGGGGGAGGTGCACGACATCGCCCAGGTCACCATCAACGGTGCCGACGCGGGAATCGCGTGGCGGGCCCCGTACCGGCTCGACATCACCGGTGCGCTTCGCGGTGGCCGGAACACCCTGCAGGTGAAGGTCACCAACAGCTGGTTCAACCGGCTGGTCGGTGACCAGCAGCCCGGAGCAACGCCGATCGCGTACGTGCAGCCGCCGCTGAAGAACATCGCCGCCGGCACCGAACTCAAGCCGGCGGGCCTGCTGGGGCCGGTCCGGATCGTGAACCGTGCGTAG
- a CDS encoding alpha-L-rhamnosidase — translation MNRRRPVLTLLAVALLAVSGSATAAAAPSSSAKPTSLKTENLADPIGIDADKPLLSWLPGKDSAGQVAYEIRATLESPSQHGKRDLWDSGKVRSTGTSNIPYAGPALHSRDHVSWQVRTWDTTGRVSTWSDPSSWEMGLLSASDWSARWIENPSYDCTQPDGKETPLPVFGKAFAVHGAVKQARLYTTGLGMYAATINGRPVGDAVLEPGQTTYSAEVDYRTYDLTRALRSGTNTIGMQTGSGTYQRVKTPGRYFFGGTLEQYTVYGEPKVIAQLEITYQDGHREVVSSDGTWRTALGPTTFSSWWSGEEYDARRASESLTSAAALTNAGWQQASPVTLTQATTPRDTTPLRANPRPPVTVAQTVRPTSIRKLADGSYILDFGANRSGWPSVSVSGRAGDTVTMIPAENLAADGTLDIASTGAKPGSQIAYRYTLSGHGKETWHPQFTYSGFRYLQVSGLRTAPAKDTVTMDVIHAANPSASDFTSSSDVLNQIHTITERAIQSNMMSVMTDCPDREKGPYTGDNLQNLDALLTDYDMSAFEPQLVRNMVTAQRQPGDVSPGLIANIAPEFHRVAPTTQTKPQGTIEFLDEVNWGGAVIRIPWQLYLTYGDTRTMATSYDNMVAWLDYEAKNKAANNGDIPGLGDWSATDNTTPMQLAILAGYYTAASDMAGVAQVLGKTADHTKYTALAAQLATEFGTRFRHVDATGVYYGSDSEASNAMALDAGLVAPADRTAVLDRLVASVRKAGNHITTGSVALGPLFRALEAGNRDDVIYDMVVNPTSPGYGYLIASGHTTLSESLDGGGSQNHHFLGAVDAWFIRGLAGIQQTDGSVGYRDLTIAPAIVGGLTHAEGSYQTPNGTVSSTWTKSAHGFRLQVTVPPGASATVHVPAAAGRNVQASGPGARRVTEAVYTVGAGQYTFTATN, via the coding sequence ATGAACCGCCGGCGCCCTGTCCTCACGCTCCTCGCCGTCGCATTGCTGGCCGTGTCCGGATCGGCAACCGCTGCCGCCGCACCGAGCAGCTCGGCGAAGCCGACCTCGCTCAAGACCGAGAACCTCGCCGACCCGATCGGGATCGACGCCGACAAACCGCTGCTCAGCTGGCTGCCGGGGAAAGACTCGGCGGGCCAGGTGGCCTACGAGATCCGCGCGACCCTCGAGTCACCGTCCCAGCACGGGAAACGCGACCTGTGGGACAGCGGGAAAGTCCGTTCCACGGGCACCTCGAACATCCCGTACGCAGGCCCGGCTCTGCACTCCCGCGACCACGTGAGCTGGCAGGTTCGCACGTGGGACACCACGGGGCGAGTCTCGACCTGGAGTGATCCGTCGAGCTGGGAGATGGGGCTGTTGTCCGCCTCCGACTGGTCGGCGCGCTGGATCGAGAACCCGTCGTACGACTGCACCCAGCCGGACGGGAAGGAGACTCCGCTGCCCGTGTTCGGCAAGGCGTTCGCTGTGCACGGTGCGGTCAAGCAGGCCCGCCTCTACACCACCGGGCTCGGCATGTACGCCGCGACCATCAACGGCCGGCCGGTCGGCGACGCCGTGCTCGAACCAGGCCAGACCACGTACTCCGCCGAGGTCGACTACCGGACCTACGACCTCACGAGGGCACTCCGGTCGGGTACGAACACGATCGGCATGCAGACCGGTAGCGGCACCTACCAGCGCGTGAAGACTCCCGGGCGGTACTTCTTCGGCGGCACCCTGGAGCAGTACACCGTGTACGGGGAACCGAAGGTCATCGCCCAGCTCGAGATCACCTACCAGGACGGGCACCGGGAGGTCGTCTCCAGCGACGGCACTTGGCGGACCGCGCTCGGCCCGACCACCTTCTCGTCGTGGTGGAGCGGAGAGGAGTACGACGCCCGCCGAGCGAGCGAGTCACTGACTTCGGCCGCCGCGCTGACCAACGCGGGCTGGCAGCAGGCGAGCCCGGTCACGCTCACCCAAGCCACGACGCCGCGCGACACCACACCGTTGCGCGCCAATCCGCGCCCGCCGGTCACCGTCGCACAGACCGTGCGGCCGACCAGCATCCGCAAGCTGGCCGACGGCTCGTACATCCTCGACTTCGGGGCCAACCGCTCCGGCTGGCCCAGCGTCTCGGTCTCCGGGCGAGCGGGCGACACCGTGACGATGATCCCGGCGGAGAACCTCGCCGCCGACGGCACCTTGGACATCGCCAGCACCGGCGCGAAACCGGGGAGCCAGATCGCCTACCGGTACACGCTTTCCGGGCACGGCAAGGAAACATGGCACCCGCAGTTCACCTACAGCGGCTTCCGCTACCTGCAGGTGAGTGGTCTGCGCACGGCGCCGGCCAAGGACACCGTGACCATGGACGTCATCCACGCGGCGAACCCGAGCGCGAGTGACTTCACCTCGTCCAGCGACGTGCTCAACCAGATCCACACGATCACCGAGCGCGCGATCCAGAGCAACATGATGTCGGTCATGACCGACTGCCCGGACCGCGAGAAGGGCCCGTACACCGGCGACAACCTGCAGAATCTCGACGCCCTGCTCACCGACTACGACATGTCGGCCTTCGAGCCCCAGCTCGTGCGCAACATGGTCACCGCGCAGCGGCAGCCGGGTGACGTGTCGCCGGGCTTGATCGCCAACATCGCCCCGGAGTTCCACCGCGTCGCACCGACCACGCAGACGAAGCCCCAGGGCACCATCGAGTTCCTCGACGAAGTCAACTGGGGCGGCGCCGTCATCCGCATCCCGTGGCAGCTCTACCTCACCTACGGCGACACCCGGACGATGGCCACCTCCTACGACAACATGGTGGCCTGGCTCGACTACGAGGCGAAGAACAAGGCCGCCAACAACGGTGACATCCCCGGGCTCGGCGACTGGTCGGCGACGGACAACACCACGCCGATGCAGCTGGCCATCCTCGCCGGCTACTACACGGCGGCGAGCGACATGGCCGGTGTTGCCCAGGTCCTCGGCAAGACCGCCGACCACACCAAGTACACCGCCCTGGCCGCCCAGCTCGCCACGGAGTTCGGCACGCGCTTCCGCCACGTCGACGCGACGGGCGTCTACTACGGCAGCGACAGCGAAGCCTCCAACGCCATGGCCCTCGACGCCGGATTGGTCGCCCCGGCCGACCGCACCGCGGTGCTCGATCGCCTCGTCGCGTCGGTGCGCAAGGCGGGCAACCACATCACGACCGGCTCGGTCGCACTCGGACCGCTCTTCCGGGCGCTCGAGGCCGGGAACCGTGACGACGTCATCTACGACATGGTCGTCAACCCGACCTCGCCCGGCTATGGGTACTTGATCGCCAGCGGCCACACGACGCTGTCGGAGAGCCTGGACGGTGGCGGCTCGCAGAACCACCACTTTCTCGGCGCCGTGGACGCGTGGTTCATCCGCGGACTCGCCGGCATCCAGCAGACGGACGGTTCGGTCGGCTACCGCGACCTCACCATCGCGCCCGCGATCGTCGGCGGCCTGACCCACGCCGAGGGCAGCTACCAGACCCCGAACGGCACGGTCAGCAGCACGTGGACGAAGTCCGCGCACGGGTTCCGGCTCCAGGTGACGGTTCCGCCGGGGGCGAGCGCCACCGTGCACGTCCCGGCCGCGGCCGGACGCAACGTCCAGGCCTCCGGGCCGGGGGCCCGCCGCGTCACCGAAGCTGTCTACACCGTCGGTGCCGGCCAGTACACGTTCACCGCGACGAACTGA
- a CDS encoding glycoside hydrolase family 3 C-terminal domain-containing protein: MDVTRRSMLKWSGAGVAAAGVVAVTPAGLAAADPAAALPAGPLTTPPPPSAQAQAAVKKARQLVSKMTLDEKIAYCHGIPATKGFTGHIPANDRLGIPALRLADGPSGVGNGSTGVTQWPDSKALAATWNPATATDYGKAYGAEQAAKGHNIALAPCINILRLPHWGRSFETYTEDPFLNGQLAAATIRGIQTNHVISTVKHFAANNQEILRNSIDVVVSARALQEIYYPGFRAAVQQGQVGAVMTSYNKVNGTWAHENRINVQDALRDAWGFDGMVMSDWGGTHSTVQTAKAGSDTEMPGGTYLGDALKAAVQNGSVSEAQLDTMVTQVLTAMIRVGLFDHPLPDPATVVDTVVSTPAHLTLARRIGVEGSVLLKNNGVLPLARPRSIAVIGNAADAGAQTHGGGSGSVNPNGTVVTPLAGIRARAGSIPVTYAQGTLGIAALPTVPAAAFGSGLKATYYTSTDLTGDPLGTETIAALNVTATPAAVAAQTDGWSARYTGTFNAAEAGGYRFSLSVGGVTTLSIDGKKVLTALPGREAVQNGLVTLTAGSHTLEVTYVSAAPAGGRAPRTSLVLGSQAGYDKLHQAAADAARAAEVAVVVLADLTSEGMDRSTLALPADQNELVAAVAKANPNTVVVLNTSGAVLMPWLGSVKGVIANWYAGQEQGNALAAMLFGDEEPGGRLPETFPASDQQGPAKTTVEFPGDGVQVYYDEGLAIGYRWYQHSGEKPLFPFGFGLSYTTFRLGNLRLSRTGGGLRAQATVTNTGRRAGSEVVQLYVAAPDAAQEPAQQLKAFGKVTLKPGQSTTVTLDVPRDELAVWLSPSTGWTVVPGNYSVGVGTSSADLPLRGRITVS, encoded by the coding sequence ATGGACGTCACCCGTCGTTCGATGCTGAAGTGGTCCGGAGCGGGGGTCGCCGCCGCCGGTGTCGTGGCGGTGACCCCCGCCGGTCTGGCGGCGGCCGACCCCGCGGCCGCACTCCCAGCCGGCCCCCTCACGACGCCCCCGCCCCCGTCGGCACAGGCGCAGGCGGCCGTGAAGAAGGCCCGGCAGCTCGTGTCCAAGATGACCCTCGACGAGAAGATCGCCTACTGTCATGGGATTCCGGCCACGAAGGGCTTCACCGGTCACATCCCCGCCAACGACCGGCTCGGCATCCCGGCGCTGCGGCTGGCGGACGGGCCGAGCGGCGTCGGGAACGGGTCCACCGGCGTCACTCAGTGGCCGGACTCCAAGGCCCTGGCCGCCACCTGGAACCCCGCCACCGCGACCGACTACGGGAAGGCCTACGGCGCCGAGCAGGCGGCCAAAGGGCACAACATCGCGCTGGCACCGTGCATCAACATCCTCCGCCTGCCGCACTGGGGGCGCTCGTTCGAGACCTACACCGAAGACCCCTTTCTGAACGGGCAGCTGGCGGCCGCCACCATCCGCGGCATCCAGACCAACCACGTCATCTCGACGGTGAAGCACTTCGCCGCCAACAACCAGGAGATCCTGCGCAACTCGATCGACGTGGTCGTGTCGGCTCGCGCGCTGCAGGAGATCTACTACCCGGGGTTCCGGGCCGCCGTGCAGCAGGGCCAGGTCGGCGCCGTCATGACGTCGTACAACAAGGTCAACGGCACCTGGGCCCACGAGAACCGGATCAACGTCCAGGACGCGTTGCGCGACGCGTGGGGCTTCGACGGCATGGTCATGTCGGACTGGGGCGGCACACACAGCACGGTCCAGACCGCCAAGGCCGGCTCGGACACGGAAATGCCCGGCGGCACCTACCTCGGCGACGCGCTCAAGGCCGCCGTGCAGAACGGCAGCGTCAGCGAGGCGCAGCTCGACACCATGGTGACTCAGGTCCTCACGGCGATGATCCGCGTCGGGTTGTTCGACCACCCGTTGCCGGACCCGGCGACCGTCGTCGACACCGTGGTCTCCACGCCGGCGCACCTCACGCTGGCGCGGCGCATCGGCGTCGAAGGCAGCGTGCTGCTGAAGAACAACGGTGTGCTGCCGCTGGCCCGGCCCCGCAGCATCGCGGTCATCGGCAACGCCGCCGACGCCGGCGCGCAGACCCACGGCGGCGGCTCCGGCAGCGTCAACCCGAACGGCACGGTCGTGACGCCGTTGGCCGGGATTCGCGCGCGGGCCGGGTCCATCCCGGTCACCTACGCGCAGGGCACTCTCGGCATCGCCGCGCTGCCGACCGTGCCCGCGGCGGCGTTCGGCTCCGGTCTCAAGGCCACGTACTACACGTCCACCGACCTGACCGGTGACCCGCTGGGAACCGAGACCATCGCCGCCCTGAACGTCACCGCGACTCCGGCGGCGGTCGCGGCTCAGACGGACGGCTGGTCCGCGCGGTACACCGGCACCTTCAACGCCGCCGAAGCCGGGGGTTACCGCTTCAGCCTCAGCGTCGGCGGGGTGACCACGCTGAGCATCGACGGCAAGAAGGTGCTCACCGCACTGCCCGGCCGCGAAGCCGTCCAGAACGGCCTGGTCACCCTGACAGCGGGGAGCCACACCCTCGAGGTCACCTACGTGTCGGCCGCTCCCGCCGGGGGCCGCGCGCCGCGCACGTCGCTGGTACTCGGCTCCCAGGCCGGCTACGACAAGCTCCACCAGGCGGCGGCCGACGCCGCCCGCGCGGCCGAGGTGGCGGTGGTGGTGCTCGCCGACCTGACCAGCGAGGGCATGGACCGCTCGACGCTCGCCCTGCCCGCGGACCAGAACGAGCTCGTGGCCGCGGTCGCGAAGGCGAACCCGAACACTGTGGTCGTGCTCAACACCTCCGGCGCGGTCCTGATGCCGTGGCTGGGCAGCGTCAAGGGCGTCATCGCGAACTGGTACGCCGGCCAGGAGCAGGGCAACGCGCTGGCTGCCATGCTGTTCGGCGACGAAGAGCCGGGTGGTCGCCTGCCGGAGACGTTCCCGGCCTCCGATCAGCAGGGGCCCGCCAAGACGACTGTCGAGTTTCCTGGTGACGGTGTCCAGGTGTACTACGACGAAGGCCTGGCGATCGGCTACCGCTGGTACCAGCACTCCGGCGAGAAGCCCCTCTTCCCCTTCGGCTTCGGCCTGTCCTACACCACCTTCCGCCTGGGCAACCTGCGTCTTTCCCGCACCGGGGGCGGACTCCGGGCCCAGGCGACGGTCACCAACACCGGCCGGCGGGCCGGTTCGGAGGTCGTCCAGCTCTACGTCGCGGCACCCGACGCGGCGCAAGAGCCGGCGCAGCAGCTCAAGGCGTTCGGCAAGGTCACCCTCAAGCCGGGCCAGAGCACGACCGTGACGCTCGACGTCCCGCGCGACGAACTCGCGGTCTGGCTGAGCCCGAGCACCGGGTGGACCGTGGTTCCGGGCAATTACAGCGTCGGCGTGGGCACCTCGTCGGCGGACCTCCCGCTCCGCGGCCGCATCACGGTGTCCTGA